The sequence GCATGCCCGACTGAGCGTCACTGGCTCGCTTCTCTGCCCGCTGTTCAATCCACCGATACAACACGGGTAACACAATCAACGTCAATGCCGTCGATGAGATTAATCCACCGATGACGACTGTCGCCAGTGGGCGTTGAATCTCGGAACCTGGCCCGCTCGCGAGGAGTAGCGGCGTAAGCCCAAGAGCAGCCACGAGTGCCGTCATCAAGATGGGCCGAAGCCGCAAGACCATGCCGGTCAGCACGGCCTCATCAAGTGCCATGCCCTGTTCGCGCAGCTGGTTGATATAGGAAATCTTCACAACCCCATTCAGCACGGCAACTCCGAATAGAGCAATGAAACCGACGGAGGCCGGGACCGACAGATAGAGCCCACCGATCAGCAGCGCCACGAGACCGCCGACCATGGCAAATGGAATGGCGAGCAGGATCAGCGCCGCCTGCCGAAGATTCCCGAAGGTCAAGAACAAGAGCAGAAAAATAAGTCCGATGACTATCGGCACCACGATGGCCAGGCGCCTCATGGCCCGCTGTTGATTCTCAAATTGTCCTCCCCACGTGACATAATAGCCAGGTGGAAGCTGTACATGCGTTTCCACCGCTGCCTGGGCCTCTTCGACCGCACCGACAAGGTCGCGTCCGACCACATTCGCTTCGACGACGATGCGGCGGCTGGCTTGTTCACGGCTGATTTGTGCCGGACCTTCCACGATCCGAATATCGGCAAGCTCCCGCAGCGGGATACGGGAACCATCCGGCGCCGTCACCCACAAGGCTGCGATCGACTCGACATCGTTCCGCCGATCATCCGGAAATCGCACGACGATCGGAAATCGCCTCTGCCCCTCGAAGACTTCTCCCGCCTCCATCCCGACACCAACAGCCTGGATGACCTCCGTGATGTCGGCCACATTAATTCCATGGCGAGCCACTCTAGATCGGTCGATATCAAGCTTGAGATAATAGAGACCCGAGATTTGCTCGATGCGAATATCGGACATGCCGGTCACCTGCCGCAATGTCCGAGCAATCTCCTCTCCCTTTACTTGCAAGACGTCGAGATCATCGCCGAACAGCTTGACCGCCACCTGTGACCGGACTCCCGACACCAGCTCATCCACGCGCATGGCAATCGGCTGGGACAAGCCGAACACAACGCCGGGCACCTGGTCCAGTCGCGAGCGCACCTGCTCTTCGATATCGCGCTTGCTCGGCGCCTCCCATTCGGATTCGGGCTTCAGCAGCACGTACATGTCGCTGAGTTCCATCCCCATGGGATCCGTCCCCAGTTCATTTGCGCCGGTACGCGACACGACGGAACGCACATCCCGGATACCCAGCAAAAGCCGTTCGACGTCTCCTGCGATCGTGAGTGATTCGCTCAGGCTGATGCTTGGGAGTCGCACCAAATTCACGACGATCGATCCTTCGTCCATAATCGGCACGAACTCCCGACCGATAAACGGTATCAACGCCAACCCGCCGATGAGCAAGGCAGTTGCTGCACCGACAACGAGGGACGTGTTACGAATGGCCTGCCCCAAGAACCATCGATAGAACCTTCTTCCTCGCCTCAGTGCCTGGCCGGCCTCCTTGGCCGGATGTGGACGCATCAGCATGGCTGCCATCACCGGCACCACCGTCATCGACAGCACCAGCGAACTCAAGAGGGCAATCACCACTGTCACAGCCAGCGGAACGAACATTTTGCCTTCGATGCCTTCGAGAGCGAGCAACGGCACGAACGTCAGGGCAATAATCAATTCACCGAATAGACTCGGTCGCCGCACTTCCAGAACCGCGCGGAGCACCACGGGCAACCGTTCCGACAGGGTCTCCAGAGAGGCTCCGCCTTCCGGTTGCTCACTTAAGTGACGCTCCACGTTCTCCACCTGCACAATCGCCGCATCCACGATCATCCCCAAGGAAATCGCCAGACCGCCCAACGACATGAGATTGGCCGACAGTCCGGTCCGTTGCATGATCAGAAAGGTGGCCAATGTCGCCATCGGCAGCGTAAGGGCGACTACGAGCGCGCCCCGCAGGTTCCGCAGGAACAGATAGAGCACGAGGATCACCACCGCGGCCCCTTCCAACAACGCTCGCTCGACCGTATCGAGCGCCTGGGTGATGAGTTCGATACGATCATAAAATGGGATCACCGTCACACCGGCCGGCAACACCTGATTGATCAGCGCAACCTTATCCTTCACCGCGGACACTACCTCTCGGCTGTTTCCTCCCCGCAGCATCACGGCGATTCCTTCGAGGACCTCCCCCTCTCCATCCCGCGTGACGCCGCCTAATCGGACGGCATGTCCTTGGCGAACCTGAGCCACGTCACGGAGGTACACCGGCGTCCCGTTGTGGGTCGCGACAACGATGTGCTCCAAATCCTCAGAGGATCGAGCCAGCCCTTCTCCGATGACGACCAGCTTGTCGCCACCCTTCTCGATGTAACTGCCTCCGGCGTTCTGATTATTTTCTGTGATGGCCGTCTGCACTTGACGCAGCGTGAGATTTAGGCTCGTGAGGCGGTTAGGATTCACAAGCACTTCATACTGCTTCGCCAACCCACCCAGGGTATCGACATCGGCCAGTCCCGGCACTGCCCGCAACATCGGCCGAATCACCCAATCGTGTAACGTGCGCAAGTCCCTGAGATTCTGCGATGGTGATTCCACGAGATACATGAAGACTTCACTGAGGCCCGTGCTTGGCGGTCCGAGCAGTGCTTCCGCTCCCTGAGGAAGTTGCGATCGCGCTTGGACGAGTCGCTCCAAGATCAGCTGCCGCGCGAAATAAATATCGACGGTATCCTTGAATACGACAGTAATCACCGAGATCCCGAAGCGCGAGACCGACCGCAATTCCGTTTTGCCCGGCAGATTGGTCAATTCGATCTCAAGCGGAAAGGTCACGAGCCGCTCGATTTCCGGAGGAGCGAGCGCAGGGGCACGGGTGATGACTTGGACTTGGACAGGCGTCACGTCTGGAAACGCATCGATGGGCAAATGGTTGAACGATGCGACCCCACCTACCATCAACGCCGCCACCGCAAGCAGCACGATCCGCCGCTGCTCCAGCGAGAGGCGGATCAACCGTTCCATCATAGCGGACCTCCCATGG is a genomic window of Candidatus Nitrospira kreftii containing:
- a CDS encoding Cation efflux system protein CzcA, which gives rise to MMERLIRLSLEQRRIVLLAVAALMVGGVASFNHLPIDAFPDVTPVQVQVITRAPALAPPEIERLVTFPLEIELTNLPGKTELRSVSRFGISVITVVFKDTVDIYFARQLILERLVQARSQLPQGAEALLGPPSTGLSEVFMYLVESPSQNLRDLRTLHDWVIRPMLRAVPGLADVDTLGGLAKQYEVLVNPNRLTSLNLTLRQVQTAITENNQNAGGSYIEKGGDKLVVIGEGLARSSEDLEHIVVATHNGTPVYLRDVAQVRQGHAVRLGGVTRDGEGEVLEGIAVMLRGGNSREVVSAVKDKVALINQVLPAGVTVIPFYDRIELITQALDTVERALLEGAAVVILVLYLFLRNLRGALVVALTLPMATLATFLIMQRTGLSANLMSLGGLAISLGMIVDAAIVQVENVERHLSEQPEGGASLETLSERLPVVLRAVLEVRRPSLFGELIIALTFVPLLALEGIEGKMFVPLAVTVVIALLSSLVLSMTVVPVMAAMLMRPHPAKEAGQALRRGRRFYRWFLGQAIRNTSLVVGAATALLIGGLALIPFIGREFVPIMDEGSIVVNLVRLPSISLSESLTIAGDVERLLLGIRDVRSVVSRTGANELGTDPMGMELSDMYVLLKPESEWEAPSKRDIEEQVRSRLDQVPGVVFGLSQPIAMRVDELVSGVRSQVAVKLFGDDLDVLQVKGEEIARTLRQVTGMSDIRIEQISGLYYLKLDIDRSRVARHGINVADITEVIQAVGVGMEAGEVFEGQRRFPIVVRFPDDRRNDVESIAALWVTAPDGSRIPLRELADIRIVEGPAQISREQASRRIVVEANVVGRDLVGAVEEAQAAVETHVQLPPGYYVTWGGQFENQQRAMRRLAIVVPIVIGLIFLLLFLTFGNLRQAALILLAIPFAMVGGLVALLIGGLYLSVPASVGFIALFGVAVLNGVVKISYINQLREQGMALDEAVLTGMVLRLRPILMTALVAALGLTPLLLASGPGSEIQRPLATVVIGGLISSTALTLIVLPVLYRWIEQRAEKRASDAQSGMPLTTVPRSS